In the Methylobacter sp. YRD-M1 genome, one interval contains:
- a CDS encoding lambda-exonuclease family protein, whose protein sequence is MKIVNFPQRTPEWHEWRTSGVSASEAIVVLGKCSARTIYRLYTEKKGITLPDNLANNPFVQRGIRLESTARSSFERRHNTLLLPICAESEEFPFLRASFDGLDDDGIPVELKVPMEANFRDAQQNGVNSKIYQRYYYQVQQQIAVAETDRGYLSLYWNDKEQLDFPIPRDDQVIQELIFKAREFVERFLKKNQPPPTDPDRDIYIPPGQELDQWQLLAADYHRNEETIRELKARIEPLLRQQADIEKGFLDLMGEYAQAESAGLRVSRFLVQGSVDYKAALMALQPDVDPAFLEQFRKPSSERTRVTTKDEDKATVPFSMDAVMSTLERDFWF, encoded by the coding sequence ATGAAAATTGTCAACTTTCCGCAGCGCACGCCCGAATGGCATGAATGGCGGACTTCCGGTGTTTCGGCATCGGAAGCTATCGTGGTGCTTGGGAAGTGTTCGGCAAGGACAATTTACCGTCTGTACACGGAGAAAAAAGGGATCACATTGCCCGATAATCTGGCCAACAATCCCTTTGTTCAACGTGGCATTCGCCTTGAATCCACCGCGCGCAGTTCTTTTGAACGCCGGCATAACACCCTGCTTTTGCCGATCTGCGCCGAATCTGAAGAATTCCCGTTTCTTCGGGCCTCGTTTGATGGCCTGGACGATGACGGGATTCCGGTGGAATTGAAAGTGCCGATGGAAGCCAATTTTCGTGACGCGCAACAAAACGGCGTCAATTCGAAGATTTACCAGCGGTATTACTATCAAGTCCAGCAGCAGATTGCGGTTGCCGAGACCGATCGAGGTTATTTGTCGCTCTACTGGAACGACAAGGAGCAACTCGATTTTCCGATCCCAAGAGATGATCAGGTGATCCAGGAGCTGATCTTTAAAGCGCGCGAGTTTGTCGAGCGTTTTTTGAAGAAGAATCAGCCGCCGCCAACGGATCCGGACAGAGATATCTACATCCCGCCCGGCCAGGAGTTGGATCAATGGCAATTGCTTGCAGCCGATTACCATCGGAATGAGGAAACGATCAGGGAATTGAAAGCCCGGATCGAGCCTCTTTTGCGGCAGCAGGCCGACATTGAAAAAGGCTTCCTGGACTTGATGGGTGAATACGCACAGGCCGAAAGCGCAGGACTTAGAGTCAGCCGCTTTTTGGTTCAGGGCAGCGTCGATTACAAGGCGGCGTTAATGGCCTTGCAACCCGATGTCGATCCCGCCTTTCTGGAGCAATTTCGTAAGCCGTCCTCGGAACGAACGCGTGTTACGACCAAGGACGAGGACAAGGCAACTGTGCCCTTCTCAATGGATGCGGTCATGTCTACATTAGAGCGCGATTTCTGGTTCTGA